The following DNA comes from Oncorhynchus gorbuscha isolate QuinsamMale2020 ecotype Even-year unplaced genomic scaffold, OgorEven_v1.0 Un_scaffold_781, whole genome shotgun sequence.
ctctctttttatCCCACTCCTTCCATGCAAGTTGTTTCATtctttcactctgtcattctcattcTATCATTTGTTCACATGTTCATTTCACTCTTATCCCACATTCTGTagtccctcattctctctctcgttctttctccgtctctcattctctctcgttctttctccctctctcattctctctctcgttctttctccccctctcattctctctctcgttctttctccccctctcattctctctcatactttctctctctcgttctttctccctctctcattctctctcgttctttctccccctctcattctctctctcgttatttctccctctctcattctctctctcgttctttctccccctctcattctctctctcgttctttctcccctctcattctctctcattctctctctcgttctttctccccTCATTCTcattctttctccccctctcattctctctctcgttctttctctcctcttcatttctcctctctcattctccccctctcattctctctctcgttctttctccccctctcattctctctctcgttctttctccctctctcattctctctctcgttctttctccccctctcattctctctctcgttctttctccctctctcattctctctctcgttctttgtccccctctcattctcactctcgttctttgtccctctctctgggagatacAGTGTATATGAGAGGAGCCCTCTAGACACCTCTTCATCCTGTTCCCTCCTCCTCAAACAGCAGAGAAAGTGCTGGTCCAGCTCTTTTAGTCTGTCTGAGAGCCCCATTAAAGCCTTCTGATCTCACGTGGGTTTTTTACAAAGACACCAgcacttagtgtgtgtgtgtgtgtatttgcacgcgtgtgtatttgtgtgtgtaattgtgtgtgtgtgtggatgtgtgtatttgtgtgggtgtgtgtgtgtgcgtgtgtgtatttgtgtgagtgtgtgtgtgtgtgtgtgtgggtacagtgcatttgggaagtattcagaccccttgacttattccacattttgttacgttacagccttattctaaaatgtattcaattgtttttttcctcatcaatctacacacaatacaacataataacaaagcgaaaacagtctTTTTTAGTAATTTTGCTaagatatatttttaaatatgacatttacataaatattcagaccctttactgagtactttgttgaagcacctttggcagcgattacagcctcgcgtcttcttggttatgacgctacaagcttggcatgcttctaaacagcttctacccccaagccataagactcctgaacatctaattaaatggctacccagactattttcagcgtccctcccccctctttacaccgctgctactctctgttgttatcaccTATGCATAGTCgcttaataactctacctacatgtacatatttcctcatctaaccggtgcccccacacattgactctgtaccggtaccctcctgtatatagtctcgctattgttattttactgctgttctttaattacttgttacttgtatttcttattcttatccatacgtttttaaactgcattgttggttagggcttgtaaggaagcatttcactgaaaggtctacacctgttctattcggcgcatgtgactaataacatttgatttgatttgacacctgcatttggggagtttctccccattcctctctgcagatcttctccagctctgtcaggttggatggggagcgtcaatgcagagctattttcaggtctctccagagatgttcgattaggTTCAAGTACAGGATCTGTCTGGGTcacccaaggacattcagagacttgtcccaaagccactcttgcattgtcttggctgtgtgcttagggttgttgtcctgttgaaagttgaaccttcgccccagtctgaggtcctgagcagtcaggagcaggttttcatcaaggatctctctgtactttgctcctttcatcttcgCTTCaatcctgaatagtctcccagtccctgctgctgaaaaacatccccacagcatgatgctgccaccactatgcttcaccgtagggatggtgccaggtttcctccgtgccaggtttcctccagacgtggcgcttggcattcaggccaaatgcCACGTCAGacattggtttcatcagaccagagaatcttgtttctcatggtctaagagtcctttaggtgccttttggcaaactccaagtgggctgtcatgtgccttttactgaggagtggtttctgtctggccactctaccatttatttgatttatttatccgttattttacctgaacacgttctcatttgcagcaacgacctggggaatagttacagggggagggggatgaatgagccaattgtaaactggggattattaggtgaccgtgatggtttgagggccagattgggaatttagccaggaaggcccgattggtggagtgctgcaaagatggttgtccttctggaaggttctcccatctccgcagAGGATCTCTAGAGCTCTGTGTTAGTGACCACcgggttcttggccacctccctgaccaaggcccttctctcccaatTTCTCAGTTTGGACAGTCAGGTGGTTccacacttcttccatttaagaatgattctTAAATTATTCTTAaaggttcttggggaccttcaaggctgcggaaatgttttggtacccttctacAAACAATTCCTTTGACATGGCtcggtttttgctttgacatgcactgtcaactgtgggaccttatatagacaggtgtgtgcttttccaaatcatgtccaataaatagaatttaccacagactccaatcaagttgtagaaacatctcaaggatgatctatggaaactgagctcaatttcgagtctcatagcaaagggtctgaatgtcaaaaaactatttttgctttgtcattatggggtattgtgtgtagattgatgaggaacaaaaactaattaaatccatttttgaataaggttgtaatataacaaaatgtgggggagaaaatgggtctgaatactttctgaatgtatgtttgtgtgtgtgtttatatttgtgtgtgtgtgtgtgtgtgtctgctgtgatGATGCTGCAGCATGTGAGCTTTTACATGGAGGCCGTTTCTGCAGCTCTCTCCCAATCTCCTTATCCCCCCCACTCCCCACCACcttctccctcacactctctcgccctctcgtTCTGGGAGGTTCACAGACGCTCCATGCTTAAAAAAACTATTAGAGGACAATATAGAGACGTCCCTTAATGACGACATCTGTGGTATTCTAATCTGGGGATCATGGCATAcagtttctccctctccaggCTGATCTCGGCTTATGTGGATATGGACCATataaggggagaggagacagccaCAGATAAAAGAGGGAAGATATTTCTGGGCACGAAGACAAACAGAAGGTGACGGGCGCTCTGCAGAACAGAGGCGGTTAACCAcagctgcagggagggagagagagggggaggaaaagggcggagagagagatgaaatggTGTAAATAGAGAAAGATATGTTTAGTGTGAGAGATGTAAATAGAGAATGATATGTgtagtcagaaagagagagagaaagatagggagaaagagagagatgcaagCTGAGAGCAGTGAAAATCATGGAGAAACTTACAGAAGATAAAGTGCTGTCTCATGGTGAGATCCATGATTATAAACCCCCacccgtatgtgtgtgtgtgtgagtgtgagtgtgagtgcgagtgtgcgtgtgcgtgtgtgtgtgtaagagcatTGTTTGTCCATGGATGAATTTTTGTCAGTTCACTCCCATTCGCCGATCACTGGCTAGATTTTAGCAATAGCATCATCACCTAATGTCCACAATATGTATTTCACTAACCCAGCCTGGGTAAGGAGGGAATGGTTGGGTACTCACACATTGAAAAGGTTGAGGCCGATGCGGTAGAGGCGCTTGCGCATGACGTCGGTGGAGAGTGTGGGCGACTTGCAGCTGGCCGGGTTCTCGCAGTGGTAGCGCGGCAGACTGAGGATCATGGCCTGCAGGGCCTCCTTGGATGAGGCCTCCGATGCCGAGCGTGCCTCCGTGGAAGTGCTGTTGCTGCAGCTTATCTGCTCGGAACTGGTTTCAGCCGTCTCCGAGCCGCTCCGCTTGGCCTCCAGGGCCTCGGTGGATGGGGTTGCCACTGAGGGTGCACCATCCTGGGGTTGAGGTGGCTGGACGGGCTGGATGACCACCTCCGGGGTCTGTGGGTTGGCTAGTTTGTCCAGGGGGTCAAGGGGGTTGctggccctcctcctcctctagctcCTCTTCACTGGGCGGGGGCGCAGGGAAGTCGGCGTCCTGCCCCTCTACTTCTACCACTGGTTCCGGGGGCGGAGGGGGCTCGTGGGGAGGGACAGGAGGGTCTGTGGGTTCGGCGGTGACCTCttcaggggaggaggggagtgttTTTAGGGGTGAGGGCGGGGGAGCGGTGGGCATGGTGGGGGTGGTGGCTGCACCCCCCTGCTGCTGCTGGACGCAGTTGCCCATGGAGACAGAGGCCGATGACTCCATGACGGAGGAGGACATGCGGAAGTTCTGATTGTCAATCTGAACGGTCACGTCGCGGAAGGCCATCAGCAGCTTGCTGGCGCTGCGGGGCAGGTCGCCTGTATTCTCCCCAACTGATATGCTCTGGAGAAAAGCCTggtccaaccctcctcctcccacttctcctcctcccccggcCGCACTGAAGGACTCTGCACTGAACTGATAGGCCCCTCCTTCCTGGAGGGAGCACATGGTCTTCAGGCTCCAGTTGCTGAGTGCGTCGTCGATGGACTTTGCCAACGACTGCACCTGCTCTGTGAATGAGTCCTCCAGGTCGGTCAGGGTGCCGCCCACTGTGGCGGGCAGTGATGGCGAGCGCACTAGGGGGATACCCGCCAGGCTGCAGCCTTCGGCCAGCGCCCGCTCGGCGGAGAAGCCCTCAGCGTTCTGCACGCGCACCTTGCGCATGGAGATGCGCCGCGGCAGGCGACTCTCCAGCAGGGAGTTGCGGATCTTCTCAAAGTTCTTGCTGAGCTGGTACTGGCGGAAGGCGGTCTGGATCTTGGTGGCAGCGCGGCGGGAGATGAGGTGGCCGCCGTATTTGTGCTCTAACATTTCGATCTGGAAAAcacggaggagagggagacaggagaggtatGAGTGAAACTGAGCTGCTTGGATATTTCAACGCTACATGCAGCAGTTGACAGTACAAGGCAGTTGGGTAACAAAACATTCTATGACATGAAGAGGGGCTTTGGCTCTAGGCAGAGGAGTTGGAGATAAAAGCAGGGAGACAACACAAATACAAAGGACATCCATAATACCACTTAGCACGTGGTTCTCCCTCAAGATGAACAAGATGCCGTCTCTACACACCAGCATCCACATGTACAAAGACATGCCCTGAATACCTCTTCTTTAAATTGCCAAAAATACAATGAATGTGATACTTTCCAATCAAATAAGGCTGCAGTTACTCCAAATGACAAGAGGTGACCATGACGACCTTTGAAACACAATGACATTGATTGGATCTAATGCAAATGGGCATGAACCTGAACATGTAAATGTTAAGGTCACAAAAATGGGACGGACAATTTAACACTCCCTCAACACAAAAAAATGGTCATTAGAGAGGAAAAATATTGGACACCTGAACATTTACTCAGAGCAAAGAAAAGTAATGGTGGGTGACAAGACGCCGCAAATGTAGCACCTACGGGACCCATAATCCTTTTGGTGTACAGCGGGATCAATCAGCACGGAGAGAGAGGCTGCCTTATAATGAACAACGTTTTTAAACTTTCAATATTCACCCTCCATGGTGCACATAATATCAATATAAgagctgaaagagagagggaggtcaagagagagggaggtaaagagagaggtaaagagagagggaggtcaagagagagggaggtagagagaggggggaggtaaagagagggagggaggtaaagagagagagggaggtaaagagagagagggaggtaaagagagaggggaggtaaagagagagagagggaggtaaagagagaggtaaagagagaggtaaagggaggtaaagagagaggtaaagagaaagggaggtaaagagagagaggggaggtaggtaaagggagaaagagagggaggtaaagagagagagggaggtaaagagagaaagggaggtaaagagagaaagggaggtaaagagagagagggaggtaaaagagagagggaggtaaagagaggggaggtaaaagagagaaagggaggtaaagagagagaagggaggtaaagagagagaggaaggtaaagagagaggtaaagagaaagggaggtaaagagagagggggaggtaaagagagagaggggaggtaaagagagaaagggaggtaaagagagaaagggaggtaaagagagagagggaggtaaagagagagaggaagagagagagggaggtaaagagagagagggaggtaaagagagagagggaggtaaagagagagagggaggtaaagagagagagggaggtaaagagagagagagaggtaaagagagagagggaggtaaagagagagagggaggtaaagagagagagggatgtaaagagagagagagaggtagagagagaggtaaagagaaagggaggtaaAGTTAGACAAAAAAGTAAGAGGGTAGAATATGAATGAGAAATTAAATCACAAAATGAATGGTGCCTGTATGAAGGAGGCATTATGTGATAAGTATTAtcaatttaataataataattgtgtctGTTTTAGGTTGTCAGCACATTCTATTATATATATAAGCATAGTTCTAatgcaacactcaagtggtttaaggggaaagtgctaatatatatatatatatatatatatatatatatatatatatatatatatatatatatatatatatatatatatatatatatatatatatatatatttgtatatactattttgttgccttacaacctggaattaaaatagatttttgggggggtttgtataatttgatttacacaacatgcctaccactttgaagattcaaaatatttttattgtgaaacgaacaagaaataagacaacaaaaactgaaaacttgaacgtgcataactattcacccccccagagtcaatactttgtagagccaccttctgcagcaattacagctgcaagtctcttgggatatgtctctataagcgtGGCACATCCAGCCACTGTAACgacgttcttcgtttgtggaaagagagtcggaccgaaatgcagcgtagttgttactcatgttctttaatgaagagaatgacgatacatgaaataactaaacaaatacaaaaacaacaaacggaacgtgaacgtgaaacctaattacagcctatctggtgaaactacacagagacaggaacaatcacccacgaaatacaaagcgaaaccaggctacctaaatacggttcccaatcagagacaacgagaatcacctgactctgattgagaaccgcctcaggcagccaagcctatacaacacccctcatcagccgcaatcccaaatactacaaaccccaatacgaaaatacaataacataaacccatgtcacaccctggcctgaccaaataattaaagaaaacacaaaatactaagaccaaggcgtgacagccactgggatttttgccatTTCTTCatggcaaaactgctccagcttcttcaagttggatgggttccgcttgtGTATAGCAATCTGTAAATcctaccacagattctcaattggattgaggtctaggttttgactaggccattctaagacatttaaatgtttccccttaaaccactcaagtgttgcatTAGCACTATGCTtcaggtcattgtcctgctggaaggtgaatctctgtcccagtctcaaatctctggaagactgaaacaggtttccctcaagaatttccctgtaattAGCGCCCCttatcattccttcaattctgatgattttcccagtccctgccaataaaaaacatcctcacagcatgatgctgccaccaccatgcttcactgtggggatggtgttctctgggGAATGAATGGTGTTGTGTTTGctccagacatagcgttttccttgatggccaaaaatctcaattttagtctcatctgaccagagtaactGCTTTCATATGTTTGTGGAGTCTCCCACATaacttttggcaaacaccaaacatgtttgcttatttttttctggctctgtggagtgtacggcttaaagtggtcctatggacagatactccaatctccgctgtagagctttgcagctccttcaggtttatctttggtctctttgttgcctctctgactaatgccctccttgcctggtccgtgagtttggtgggtggccctctcttggcaggtttgttgtggttccATATTCTTTCCACTTTTTTtacaatggatttaatggtgctctgtgggatgttcaaagtttctgatatttttttataacccaaccctgatctgtacttctccaaaactttgtccctgacctgtttggagagctccttggtcttcatagtgccgcttgcatggtggtgccccttgcttagtggtgttgcagactccggggccttcagaacaggtgtatatatactgtgatcatgtgacacttagattgcacacaggttgactttatttaactaattatgtgacttctgaaggtaattgattgcaccagatattatttaggggcttcatagcaaaggggtgaatatttaggggcttcatatgaatacatatgcatgcaccacttttctttttttttttgaattTTTTTGAAAAAAGTAATTTTCTTAATTTCACTTcacaatttggactattttgtgtatgtcatcacatgaaatccaaataaaaatacatttaaattacaggttgtaatgcaacaaaataggaaaaatgccaaggagggtgaatactttcgcaaggcactgtaatattataataattGTGGGTGCTTGTATTTGTATttaggagagggagaaaaaatgTGTTACTATCTGTCTAATATCTGTGTGGCCAAAACGTTCATTGCCTTCAATAAATCAGAACCACTATCTGTGGGTGCAATTGAGATgcactctactctctcttctacACTGAATAACCTGAAAGCTATTAATTGTGCCTGGAAATAAACGACTGTGAGATAAAAAGGCAGTTCTGATTTGATTTGGGTAGGGATAAAAAAAATGCATGGAACCTTTACCAACTCTCTTCACAGAACAATCACATTCTATATATTTCTAGAGTTTCTTTGCATGTGATGGCTGTGGCAATCTCTGGCCTATGGATGTGTCAGTTATACCCTGTTCAGTTAAACTGTGTCAACCCTGTACACTATCCCTATGGGTTGATCTCGCCAATGTTCTCTGAGAACATAGAAAATGTGGTGCTATTCTCCATCTTGTCACAAGGTTTCTCGACATATGTCTGCTCAGTTGAGGACTTGAACCGAGGGCAGGATCCGAAATATATATGGACTGAGTCCGCTCACGTCAAATTATCCCCCCTGTGGCTCAAAGGCAATTGGGCGAATGGTTTTAGAAGGGATTGCGGGGCCACCAGGGGATCAACGTGATACTTTCAACTACTACTCTGCAGTCCCAAGCAAAGTCACCTGCATCCTATAGACTTCTATGGGGAAGAACAGATAGCCATGCAATAATGCACACTAGGCTTTGCAATTTGCGATAAGTGGGGTGGCTGCAGCATGATGCAATCTCAGCCCATTGTCATTTGGAGAACTCCATCCCTTAGAAAGGCTCTTTAGAAAACCCAAATGACACTGAGAAATCCATCTTGTCTGATCCCTTTTACATTGCACTGCAGCGAGGCCTCTGTGAGAAAGGGAAGAGATGTTGGGAGAATATTAAAGTCGTTCTGAATGAGCCTGGCCCTTTAAGCTATAGTCTATAGTCTCTGTGAGGCATCTCAGAATGAGAACATGGCTTTCTCTTCCCGCAGACCGGTATTGGGCCTTGCCTTGAATATTCATCACTTTTTATCTATCTGGAATGTTCAGACAGACGGAACTTTGAGTACACACTCAATATGACAAAATCAGCTTCGTCACTCTGCTGACTTCGTCTGGACAGAATGGGTAGGCTTAAAAAAACAGAGTTAAGGTAATAACCACAACCCATCCCTCAGAAAGTTGTCACTCGTCAAAACGAATGACAGAAATAATGTCTGAGGCAGAGATAGCCTTGGATCTGAGCCGGGAGCTGGGAGGGGGCTGCTTTGATTAAAGGCGGCAGTTTGGCTTGTTTGTTTTGCCTTCCGAATGAGTTGGCAGGGGACGGCGCATAAAGAATTTAGGTCCCATCACAGCTTTATCTGAGCCTGTATCTCTCTGGTACATTCTGCCATCTCCATTAGACACTGAAAGCCTgggtgagcaggagagagagatggtgggatggagggggaaGGTGGGTAGTGGAACTAAAAGAGGTAGACTGAGAGGCAATGGAGATATGGtagagcagggctctccaaccctgttcctggagagctaccatcctgtaggttttaactccaaccctgttcctggagagctaccatcctgtaggttttcac
Coding sequences within:
- the LOC124020246 gene encoding IQ motif and SEC7 domain-containing protein 3-like, which codes for MRVQRNGACSHSATSDYELSLDLKNKQIEMLEHKYGGHLISRRAATKIQTAFRQYQLSKNFEKIRNSLLESRLPRRISMRKVRVQNAEGFSAERALAEGCSLAGIPLVRSPSLPATVGGTLTDLEDSFTEQVQSLAKSIDDALSNWSLKTMCSLQEGGAYQFSAESFSAAGGGGEVGGGGLDQAFLQSISVGENTGDLPRSASKLLMAFRDVTVQIDNQNFRMSSSVMESSASVSMGNCVQQQQGGAATTPTMPTAPPPSPLKTLPSSPEEVTAEPTDPPVPPHEPPPPPEPVVEVEGQDADFPAPPPSEEELEEEEVATPSTEALEAKRSGSETAETSSEQISCSNSTSTEARSASEASSKEALQAMILSLPRYHCENPASCKSPTLSTDVMRKRLYRIGLNLFNVNPDKGLQFLISRGFIPDTPIGVAHFLLQRKGLSRQMIGEFLGNSKKPFNRDVLDCVVDEMDFSGMELDEALRKFQAHIRVQGEAQKVERLIEAFSQRYCMCNPDVVQQFHNPDTIFILAFAIILLNTDMYSPNIKPDRKMMLEDFIRNLRGEAIF